A genomic region of Glycine max cultivar Williams 82 chromosome 15, Glycine_max_v4.0, whole genome shotgun sequence contains the following coding sequences:
- the LOC100799106 gene encoding probable pectate lyase 16, whose product MATSPTLLLLSCFILHLAYSTESAVLNKIDSCWRAKSNWASNRQALANCGIGFGKDSIGGKYGSIYKVTDPSDDPISPKPGTLRYGVIQTQPLWIIFAKDMVIRLDNELIMNSYKTIDGRGAKVEIANGPCITIQGVSHVIIHGISIHDCKPSKAGLVRSTPSHLGHRRGSDGDGISIFASSNIWIDHCFLARCADGLIDVIHASTSITISNNYFTQHDKVMLLGHSDEYTADKKMKVTIAFNRFASGLIERMPRVRFGYAHVVNNKYDGWKMYAIGGSSNPTILSEGNYYVAPNNPATKQVTKREMKGKLKNWKWRSSKDAFLNGAYFVPSGYGSCDPNYSPTQYFTAVPASLVPAITLNAGPLTCVVGKAC is encoded by the exons ATGGCCACCTCTCCCACACTACTCTTGCTTTCATGCTTCATACTACACCTTGCATATTCAACAGAAAGTGCAGTTCTAAACAAGATAGACTCTTGCTGGCGTGCCAAATCAAATTGGGCATCAAATCGCCAAGCCTTGGCTAATTGTGGAATTGGCTTTGGCAAAGATTCAATTGGTGGCAAGTATGGATCAATATATAAAGTCACAGATCCCTCTGATGACCCCATAAGCCCAAAACCAGGCACACTTCGTTATGGTGTTATCCAAACACAGCCCCTTTGGATCATTTTTGCCAAAGATATGGTTATTAGGCTCGATAATGAGCTTATCATGAATAGCTACAAGACCATTGATGGAAGAGGTGCTAAAGTGGAGATTGCAAATGGGCCTTGCATTACAATACAAGGTGTTAGCCATGTTATCATACATGGCATTAGCATTCATGATTGCAAACCAAGCAAGGCTGGCCTTGTAAGGAGTACCCCATCTCATCTTGGCCATCGTCGAGGCTCTGATGGGGATGGCATTAGCATATTTGCCTCCTCAAATATTTGGATTGATCATTGCTTTTTGGCTCGTTGTGCTGATGGCTTGATTGATGTTATTCATGCCTCAACTTCCATTACCATTTCTAACAATTACTTTACCCAACATGACAAA GTTATGCTACTAGGACACAGCGACGAATACACAgcagataaaaaaatgaaagtaacaATAGCCTTCAACCGATTTGCTAGTGGTCTGATTGAAAGGATGCCAAG GGTAAGATTTGGTTATGCACATGTGGTGAACAACAAATATGATGGGTGGAAGATGTATGCCATAGGTGGCAGTTCTAACCCAACCATTTTAAGTGAAGGAAACTACTATGTCGCTCCGAATAACCCTGCCACAAAACAG GTTACCAAGAGGGAAATGAagggaaaattgaaaaattggaAATGGAGGTCTTCTAAGGATGCATTCTTAAACGGTGCTTATTTTGTTCCATCTGGGTATGGTAGTTGTGACCCAAATTATTCTCCTACTCAATATTTTACTGCTGTACCTGCTTCCTTGGTGCCCGCAATAACTCTTAATGCAGGTCCCTTGACTTGTGTTGTTGGTAAAGCATGTTAA
- the LOC100500553 gene encoding stigma-specific STIG1-like protein precursor, with product MKSLKTLFLVALLIMALAITLSATSSQTEEPKSLRGTSRFLSQKRVALTCDKNPKICLVKGSAGPNCCSNKCVNFSTDRLNCGRCGKKCSFGKICCEGKCVNPKTNEKHCGKCGNKCNAKGSCVFGMCSYA from the coding sequence atgaagTCCTTGAAGACCCTCTTCCTTGTGGCCTTGTTAATTATGGCTTTGGCCATTACTCTGTCAGCAACATCTTCCCAAACTGAAGAACCAAAGTCTCTAAGAGGAACAAGCCGGTTCCTTTCCCAGAAAAGGGTAGCGTTGACATGTGACAAAAACCCAAAAATTTGCCTTGTTAAAGGCAGCGCAGGCCCTAATTGCTGCAGCAACAAATGTGTAAACTTTTCCACAGACAGACTTAACTGTGGGAGGTGTGGAAAGAAATGCAGCTTCGGAAAGATATGTTGCGAAGGCAAGTGCGTGAACCCTAAGACCAACGAGAAGCATTGCGGCAAATGTGGCAACAAGTGCAACGCCAAAGGTTCTTGTGTTTTTGGGATGTGCAGCTATGCATAG